In the Diospyros lotus cultivar Yz01 chromosome 13, ASM1463336v1, whole genome shotgun sequence genome, AGCTCTCCATTTTCTTGCAGCCAAGGCAAGGgatcaaccccccccccctcctctctctctctccatttatGTTGCAGTGCGAGGTGAAGAGAAACCCGGCCATATTCTGTTCTTTTGGTTAGAGGGCTACAACACGAGGACTTCAGAGAGGGCTCATCACCCATTTTCAGTACTGTTCTCTTggcttcggagttctgatgaaATTGGGAGCATTAGTGTGGGTTTCAGATCCAACACAGCCATATTCAACCTAAACACTGGTTTCTGAGTTTCTGTTTTCTGGGTTTTCTCCGCCATGAGAAACATAGCAACTTGTTACAGTGAACATGCCATTAAGGTATCGGATTCCTACTGTTCAGGGCCTTCAAAAGAGtcctttctttctccaaacTTGATCCCTTCGACCCAAGACGCAGTTACATGTACCTACAGGGCAAAACTATCCACCAGAAGGAACCTCCTGATCAAGCTCACTTGGTGCAATTTCACAGGCAAAGGCTTCGCCATTAGTGTTTCTGATGATCCGTCTTCACCCTTCAAATTCTATTCGGGTTCTCGCCAGTTCCGAAAGCCTAAAGGCACGAAAAATTTGGAATCTTGCGGCTCAAAGATTGAAGTACACTGGGATCTCTCCAATGCAAAATACGAATCCGGTCCCGAGCCCATCGATGGGTTCTATCTCATCGTTTTAATTGACTCGGAGCTCAGCCTGCAACTCGGGGAAATCgatgaagaagaattaaaaGTCAAGAATCTTGTTTCCGCCTTGCCAGTTGcaaaattttctttactttCCCGGACGGAGCATTTCTCGGGAACCAATCAGTATTCCACCAAGGCCCAATTCTGCGACACGGGAATGAATCACGAAATTGTGATCAAGTGCGTTGGAGAAGAGAAGGGGCTAAACAACTCACTGTTGTCGGTTTTTATTGACAGGAAGAATGTGATTCAAGTGAAGAGATTGCAGTGGAATTTTCGCGGAAACCAGACGATTTTCGTGGACGGATTGCCGGTGGATTTGATGTGGGATCTTCACGATTGGTTCTTCAATCCAGCATCTGGGTATGGAGTGTTCATGTTCAGGGCCAGAAGCGGATTGGATAGCAGGCTGTGGTTGGAGGAGAAGATCAATTTGGAGCAGAAGGAGCAAGAAAGAGTTGGGTTCTCTCTTTTGGTCTGTGCCTGTAAGAGTCCTGATTGATTTCTCTTATTCATTCCTTTTTTCTGGgcttttccttcttgtttttttttccaGGAAAATATATAGTGTGCTTATTTTGTGGGTATATACGAATTATATGCTTCACAGTGAAGAGAAACGGTTTGATGTGCAGAGATTGGAATTGTACATGAAACTCTAGTTGAATGCctctttctcttatttcttcttcctgGCTATACAAAGAGAAGCTCATTTGATTTGGCTTTATCTTTCAGTCTGTAATTGCAGTGGAAGTAGTTGGGAAATGGATCGCGTATTGAGAAACTCAAGAGGATCTTAAATACTTCTTAGGAGTTGTTATAAGCTTTCAATTGACTAAGGCtttcataataaatatgattttatgaCAATATGTTGCTAACAAGGACGGTCATCAAGCAATTACCTTCATAATTTTTGCCCCTTGCAGTAGGGGATTTAAAATCTAAGGTCAGTGAGGATTTTTTTGTTCTATAATATCACAACacattacatatattttttttaaaaattatttgaactATCATCAGTTTGTTGAAGAGATGAACagttattatttttcataaaaaaaaaaacttgtctatagataattaaatgtatcctattaaaaaagaaattttagctttaaaataaatataaaattaaaaaactaacaATGAGTTAGTAATACCaagtattataattaattaacattaaatattctaaaaagtaagtttaagaataatataacaaaatataccTTAAACTTGCCAAAGATTTGTGAAGAACTTTGATGAACTTTTATAAATCTTTacactttaaaaataataagaggaTGTGTTTAAAATCATACAGAAAAAGTGATGTAAAGATGGACGATAAAAGAAGAGGTGAATGGTTATGGTGCTCTAATGAAAAGAAGAGGATGTGTTTAAAAACCATTTTGAAcacaatttcttatttttatgtttataaaaatattttcttaaaaactattctAATTTTCCACAAATAAACACCTCTGAAATTTCCTATCTTCACTTGTTCGTGCTTTGCACTTCttataattattacttataaATAGGGTGTCCAACAATCATTCTGGTAATTGAGTACATTACTGaagctcaaaaaatgagttgtGCTCCCCAAACAGAGACTTATTTTTGTTGGTCCGACCCACACAAACTGGCCCATTTGGCTTGTATTAGAGGAAATAAGGGGAAGGGTGGAGATTGGAAGGGCCCTAATCCCTTTCCTGCTTCCCTCTTACAACTTTTCATTCCCTGTATCTAAACATGGGGGGTTGCGAGTTGTGCCTCTTCGTCAGATCCTGTCTAGTTTATTGCGCCTCTTCATTCcctatattttgtttattggaGATATGTTTTTCCATTTAAGTCAAAACACATGTCTTTTAATATTCTAGAAACattattatttacaaaaaaaaaaaaaaaaactacaaagtATTATGCCATTTTGTTTAAATgaaaagaatataatttttagacaaatgaatatatatatatttattataaataaattaattaatattaaaaaaataataactctTCATTTATTCTTCCTATCTCGTTGTCTGAAAATATACTTGAGTTATTCAAAAGGAAATATCCAAAAATTGTTGCCTCtagaattttgtattttattgtgAACCTTGCAACAATTTTAGTGAAGACAAATAACACGTTGTGACATTGACTCATGATAGTCTCGACgatatacaataataaatttaatagatTGAAAATGTCATCATCAAGTTGTCTAAGCTTGCAAGAGATCAAACAGTCAGAGAATGTTGGAAAGTCCTTATGtaaatattctaatatttaagttagacactaaaaatattaaaaatttgaagatTGTATTTACAcctatatcatatatatatcttttctaAAAtgatatctatttatttataaaggaaCATAAAGCAATTCTAAGTCCTCTAAGATTAGGATTCTTACAGATAATGTTTATCATCTCGGGGGGATTTTTGAATGTCAAAGTTATCTAATTTGCATGTTGTGTGGGACCCTCGATCTACAAgaaatatgttttgacaattttaccATCCTCGGAAGGGCGAGATACCCTCGGTCTCCGTCATTGAAGGGAGCTTGCATTGCCTTTTCCAGAGGGGGTGGGAGACCCTTAATCTCATGCTTGTGTTGTTGTTGCCAAGAGAGGAGGCGGGATACCAAGGGTTTCTTGCCTCGGTTGCCATTGTCGAAGGGTGTGGGATACCGTCATTCTCTCGCTTATGCTACTATTATCGAAAGGGCTGGAGACCTTCGGTCTCCTGCCTAGGTCGCCTTTGCTAAAGGGGCCAAGAAATCCTTAGTCTCCAACTTACATCACCGTCGTCGGAGAGTTGGGACCTTGCCCATTTTTTGGGGCCACCCACCTCCTTTTGGGTCAATccgtctttaatttttatttttaattttactttcaattatgacacaacaattGCTTCCCATTCTTTCATTCGAGTTTCTCTGAGGGAAGAGTAGACTGAGATATAGCATGTCTTTgcttatttttcatttcttgcaTTTCAAATTTGTTATGGCACTTTATGCTCAACATGCGCTTTGAACCATTCTCACACTtctgtgttttaatttttggacCATTCTCACACTTTGTACTTGGATTTTTGGACCATGCTCATGCTTTCGCCCTTTGATTTCTTGGATAATAAGCATTAGATCGTTCTCACATATTCCATGCTTCGGTAAGCTCTTATAATTTGTGATTTAAACGTGCTCTCCTTAGATCTACCAACCAAGATGGAAGGATGGTGTTTAGTAGTACCATACCTTGGTTTTATAGATGAACCGTTATATAAAAGTCAATCATCTCAAATAAAATCCTTCATGTGGCCAGCTCCCCAGTTTAAGCGCAGGTGAAAGCTAGGCCCAAACCAGGAAATGACGAGGATTTTTAAATCATGATGAGCATGTTGATTAAGGTTGGGTTTAAGAGCCTATGCTTGGTCCTCTGTTTATTATTGGTCTCGAACCCGCCCATCATGTAAAATTCAAGTTTAGTTAACTCTAGTCGATTACCTATGTTGACTTTTAGTGATGAGCTCTTAGGGTTAGATTGTTAAAGAGGAACAAAGATTAGGATGAGCATTACTCAACTTTTGGTCTCGAGATAAATCAATGGATTGCATTGAGGTGCTGGCGTAGGTGAGACTTGAACTGAGTAGGGATGCTATGCAATGTGGCTCCTTAGTCTTTTATGGATGACTAGTTCTATTATAGGACTTTTCATTGAGAAATATTGCATCATCGCTCCCTAGTCCTTTGGGTGGACTAGTTTGTGATAGGTCTTTTCTTTGAGAAAGATCGCGTCGCTGCTTCCCAACCCTCTGGGTGGACTAGTTTGTAAAAAGACTTTTCGTTGAGAAAGGTTGCATTGCCACTCCCCAGTCCTTTGGGACTTAACGAGGCAATCCTTTTAGTTATGAGTGTTGTCAGATTTTTTGAATCATTCATGCGTGTTTAGGATGAGTCCTTTGTCTACCGACGTAGGTGATCTCCAAACATCTTAACAATCTTCTTattatctgtgtgtgtgtggggcGAGTCCTTTGTTAGTTAACGCAATTGACCTCCAAACATCTTAATAATTTTCATGTTATTTGCATGTGTTTAGGGTGAGTTTTTCGTTTGTCAATGTAAGTAACCCCTGAGCATCTTAACAATCTTTTTGTTATCTGCGTGTGTTTGGGGTAAGTCTTTCATTCGTTAACACAAGTGACCTCCCGAACATCTTGTTAGTGATGTGTGCCTTAATGTTGGATTTTTGATGACATCTAGTATCTAAGAAGGATACATGTATTATATTCTTGTGATTAATAAAATAGTCATTTCTTTATTCATTGCTCTCCAAATGTGTATGAATGAATCCCTAGATTTCTTGATGATcctattcttaagttgttaagaacaTGTGACAATGATCTATAATACATGAtttcttaaaagtatttttagtccttagatttatcaaatgaggactatgattaatcgattatagactaacacatgggctactacGTTTAATTactatgagatactaatgataaaagatAGTGAGTCACATGTCATACTACATGAGATACGACTGgtagacatgtgggtggatGTTGGTTGAACATCTGCTGAATGTGATGTTTGTGacagatcacatggctgagaTGATTAATAATATGTTGGTAGTTTTCAATTGTGTATCTAATTCTCATATCAGAGGTGACAAAGTTGTCTTGTACATTAGTGTTGGAGATTTGCTATTGAGCAGAACCATCCGGTGTGAGAGGTGTAAATATTTTCTCTGTGGTTTCTATGCAGTGGTGTATTGAGGTAGATGCTTATcaatgggatccattgacctccgtTGTGGGGGTGAACATCTTATGTGATCGTAGTTGGTTGTGGTTGGAAAGAGTTTTCAATGTCGAAAGAAGTTTCAATGTCTCATCTCGACCACACTGTACTGCATCTTGGCATAGCTATAGCATTTTATGAGTTTAACCAGTCCATAACTTTCACTCGGTCGGGATGTTAGTtagtggaaggattatagtgcaCGGTAATCGAGAGTCCTATAAGTTCATTAAAGTATTGACTTCATTTCAATTAAGATCGTCCTGATATTATGCTAGAGATCACTTGGGACCTTTCGGGTTGCTATGAGGAAATgaagtgtaacatcccgtatcgagcaataggaaggactggaacaacttatcttgatgggcctacgtgaacttcctagggggtcacctatccttgaactgctcccagctcaagcacgcttaaccccagaattctttgcctacattcagcccaaaaggtatccagctggtgttgttttcttccttacttatcctcgatatatactatcattttCTAGGCTCCCAGGGTATTACATGAA is a window encoding:
- the LOC127788765 gene encoding uncharacterized protein LOC127788765 produces the protein MRNIATCYSEHAIKVSDSYCSGPSKESFLSPNLIPSTQDAVTCTYRAKLSTRRNLLIKLTWCNFTGKGFAISVSDDPSSPFKFYSGSRQFRKPKGTKNLESCGSKIEVHWDLSNAKYESGPEPIDGFYLIVLIDSELSLQLGEIDEEELKVKNLVSALPVAKFSLLSRTEHFSGTNQYSTKAQFCDTGMNHEIVIKCVGEEKGLNNSLLSVFIDRKNVIQVKRLQWNFRGNQTIFVDGLPVDLMWDLHDWFFNPASGYGVFMFRARSGLDSRLWLEEKINLEQKEQERVGFSLLVCACKSPD